A single window of Granulibacter bethesdensis DNA harbors:
- a CDS encoding malonic semialdehyde reductase — protein MTDTATSSQSDNSTDNPTNAPLHTELPALDERLATSLFRDGRSFDRWKPLPVSDETLRTVYDLARLGPTSGNSCPARFVFIRHPEAKQKLRPALSSGNVEKTMQAPVTVIVAHDPLFYDKLPHLWPYEDARDWFVHNAALAEETAIRNATLQGAYLLLAARAVGLDAGPMSGFDRAKVDSAFLMPQGWRSEFLINLGYGDPEDLPPRAPRLTFEEACEIL, from the coding sequence ATGACCGATACAGCGACATCTTCCCAGTCTGACAACTCTACTGACAACCCTACCAATGCGCCCCTCCACACAGAACTGCCTGCACTTGATGAAAGGCTGGCAACCTCCCTGTTTCGGGACGGACGGAGCTTCGACCGATGGAAACCGCTGCCGGTCAGCGATGAAACCCTGCGCACTGTTTATGATCTGGCCCGGCTTGGCCCGACATCCGGCAACTCCTGTCCGGCCCGGTTCGTTTTCATCCGTCATCCGGAAGCAAAACAGAAACTGCGCCCGGCCCTGTCCAGCGGGAATGTCGAGAAGACCATGCAGGCGCCAGTCACGGTCATCGTCGCTCATGATCCGTTATTTTACGATAAGCTGCCGCATCTGTGGCCTTACGAGGATGCCCGCGACTGGTTCGTGCATAATGCGGCGCTGGCTGAGGAAACAGCGATCCGGAATGCAACCCTGCAAGGGGCCTATCTGCTGCTGGCTGCCCGTGCGGTCGGGCTGGATGCCGGGCCCATGTCGGGTTTCGACCGGGCAAAGGTCGATTCCGCTTTTCTGATGCCGCAGGGTTGGCGCAGCGAATTTCTGATCAATCTCGGCTATGGCGATCCTGAAGACCTGCCTCCCCGTGCACCGCGTCTGACATTCGAGGAAGCCTGCGAGATCCTGTAA
- a CDS encoding acyl-CoA thioesterase, with translation MSDPDLTSSSHSADPELSEGEGPPAEPPMIRTIAMPADTNPAGDIFGGWLMSLMDMAAGNVATRYARGRCVTVAVDSIAFLAPVVVGDEVSLYAKLLSTGRSSMRIAVEAWRRPRVAEDYRKVTRAVFVFVAIDENRRARPLPTSTLELE, from the coding sequence ATGTCCGATCCAGACTTAACCTCCTCCTCCCATTCTGCGGATCCTGAACTGTCCGAAGGTGAAGGGCCGCCTGCCGAACCGCCGATGATCCGTACTATCGCCATGCCGGCGGATACGAATCCAGCCGGTGATATTTTCGGCGGCTGGTTGATGTCGCTGATGGATATGGCGGCTGGAAACGTGGCCACACGCTATGCACGGGGCCGCTGCGTCACGGTCGCTGTCGACTCGATCGCCTTTCTGGCGCCGGTGGTGGTGGGTGATGAGGTCAGCCTGTATGCAAAGCTGCTCTCCACCGGGCGCAGTTCGATGCGGATTGCGGTGGAAGCGTGGCGACGCCCGCGCGTCGCGGAGGATTATCGCAAGGTGACGCGGGCTGTGTTCGTGTTCGTCGCCATTGATGAAAATCGGCGTGCCCGTCCGTTGCCCACCAGCACTCTCGAACTCGAATAG